TTAGATCTACGACGACTAGAACTTCCACCAGATTGTCACACGGCACAACAGCTAAAAGCGGAACTTCAAAATGTACAAGCATCCAGCCCTGGCCCCGTGCAGTACACGATGCGTAACTCCTTCCGTGGAAGTGCACAGGGTCGACCGGCACAGAGTCATCAATCATTTAGTCGGTGCGCCACCGTCACCGGTAAACTGGAAGTACGACTAATGGGCTGTCAGGATTTGTTGGAAGACGTGCCTGGTCGATCGCGTCGTGACAAGGATGCTGGTTCATCCAGTCCGGGTGATCTGAAAAGTTTCGTCAAGGGTGTCACTAGCCGCAGTTCTTCGAAGAGTTACAGTGTCAAGGACGAAACGTCATCGGAAATTATGGCGGTGATCAAGCTAGATAACATCACCGTAGGACAGACATCGTGGCGCCCTTGTTCACAGCAGGCTTGGGATCAGCGGTTCAGCATCGACTTGGATAGATCGCGTGAACTAGAAATTGGCGTGTATTGGCGCGACTGGCGCTCGCTATGTGCGTTCAAATTCTTACGTCTAGAAGAGTTTATCGACGACATTCGGCACGGTATGGCGTTACAGCTTGAACCGCAAGGTGTGCTGTTTGCCGAGATCAAGTTCCTCAATCCGATGATCTCCCGCAAGCCGAAACTGCAACGTCAGCGCATGATCTTCAACAAGCAGCAGGTGAAGAACATTCCGCGCGCCAAGCAAATGAACATCAACGTTGCCACCTGGGGTCGACTGCTGAAGCGCAACACTTCGGGCAGTACACCGACATCGTCTGGACCTGGTATACTTACCAGCACACCCTCGCCGGGAACGACAACAGCTGTTTCGGCTATGTTAGCAAACCAGACGTCGGGATCTTCAGTGACAACCCTTTCCACACCGGGATCGGTCATATTGTCGTACGATCCACTGCAGGACGATCCTGTGGAAACATTGGGAGAATCGGCGGATCATAACGTAATTGGACTAGGAGGTGGTCGTCCTCTCGGTAAGTTTACCGCGTGCAGTACCAATTGCAATGCACGCAACATTATTGGAAGCTGTTGTTGCCATTCCACTTGGTAATGGCGTTCCATGCAACAAAGATAGACTTCTAAGAAACATTGATACCAACAGTTGCATGATTTTAGCACATATGaaattaatgcatttttttctgataTTGATTCATATGATATTCCTACAACACAATGTGCTGTTTTTGAGCCATGTTTATAGTCGTGCAATCTAGAGATTAGATTTAGCTTAGTAATCTCACATActgtcattattatttttccacttcaaacttccaacggcaaacaaactAGTAATAACgttttacctttttctttTAGGTATCCACGGTGTCGGCGTACTGCCAGAAAGTCCATCGTCCCACTCGCTACAAAACCAGGGAACACCAACGGTGGGACGTCCCATTCCTTCACCTCAATCTATCAGCACACCATCCAGCTTTCGACAGAAAAAGCAGCCGACACCATTACCACGGCAAGCGACACCACCAAAAATCGACCCCGAGGTAAGCAACAACACCTCGCCTACGCCTAGTGTTATCGTGATCGTTTTCCGGGTATCTACCGTTGAACTTGTCCTTCGTGGCGTAAAAGCTTGTGGAAGTCTACTATTGTAGAAATTTCCTTCCCGGTACAACGATCGCCTCCCCAATCTCCCAACCCCTATGGCTTACCGCTTatcgttgtgtgtttgtgcgttcgtttgtgtgttaTATTTTCTAGTACCGTAGGCCATGTTTCAGTGGCCTGAGGATTTAGCTTTTATCTCTTATCACCTACCGACCATCATGCTGTAAAACCGACCGGTTCGGAGGAGAGTCTTTTGACGTTTCGTCATTGTATTCTGTATTTTTTGAAGCAGTACCAGTAGTGTAGCAAGAGCTTGCTTCCCACGCGCTGGGTTTCTTGAATTGTGAAAAAGTTAGAGTTAGAGAATAAAAGTGAGAATCGGTCGGAAGTGTTCCAACGCGAAGATGCAATTGAAGCGAAGAAACGCACTTTATAATCCCGATCGGCAATTGATGCGTAGTAGACCTGTGGTCTTTTCCGTCGTCAAGGAACCTACTGTTCGTGAGTTGGAAATTCCCCTGTTTGTGAAGCATTGGAAGGAACAGAATCGGGTTAGTAGTGAAAGCTCCCAACCCTTATTGTGTTAAATTGCGTTAACGGATAGCACAGTGCTGGGAAGTTGTACTAAAGGAGGATCACACTATACCCGGGGAAAAGCACACACGCTTACAGTGACATCTTCGACACTAGCCGCGTCGTTTTACCCATCGCAGCATACactttatctatttattttatattctttCTGTATTTCTTtctcccccctcctccccctcgCAATCTGTTCGTTTTCCACTCGTgcggatttttttctctttccttatGCACAGCTGGAGTACGCATTAAGCAAATTCGATTTCCTTCACCAGCACGATAGTCTTATTGGTGTTAGTTTGTACGataaacagcagcagcaacaaaagcaGGAGTCGCAGGTAGTTGCGATAAACATTAGTGATAGCAACCATACCACCCGTAACGATGTCGCTGACGACGATATGCCACCGTTGCCTTCGACTCCGCCGCCAACGCTGCGTTCCTTCGGCGATAGCCACCCGGCCGTGATACCAGTTATATTACAGAAGTCCCTGTCTGGTGATTTGCTACGGCCCGTGTTGTCGATGCCACCACCGATTATTTATGGTGGGTACAATCGCGACAGTTATTACAGCAACATATCGTCGACAAGCAGTCCGATCGTGGAGGAACCGCCATCACCTGCGTCAAGTCATCAGCCGCAGTGTGCACCGTTCCAGGACGACGTTATATACGACAATATTATTGAGGTCAGAGACTGCAAGCGTACATCGCGCACTCCGCTTTCTCCTCGCAAACACCAGAAACATGTACCTGCaaccatttttgtgtgtgtttttgttttaatcgacattgattttttttgtcttgttgtCGTAATCACTTGTTTCTAGATGTGCTTTTTGTCCAGACTcacattttcattctttctatCCATTACGCATGCTGAATCAATTAATATGTTAAGTAACAGAGTTTTAAAGAGTAGCACATATTCTTTTAACATATAACCTTGATTTAACATGTTTTGTACGTTAAACTTCTTTCTTaaatttgttctattttttgcaTACGCATAAAAACAACTCACATGTAccttttaacctttttttgtttaatttactttcaaaTTTAACTATCAGAAGTACATGAATTCTAACATTTCTTGAGAAATCGAAATCGCGTGACGATGttccattttattattcaagCAATGTTTTCTTATCTGTAACTAATACTGAAGAACTCGTGCAAAGCTCAATCGAGCAATAATTGAATATTGATTGGATTGACATTGGATTGcaatttattaatattgtttttttaaactggatgtgttttgatttaaaaaaaaactatttcattttcgttgtacttgttttttttattgttcttcgattttaatttaaattacctTACCGGTTTTGCCATATACATATTTATACACATACATATTTCAGCTGCTACTGTTTGTTACTCTACGTTTTGTTCGCTGTGCTGATTGTGGAATTTTACACTTTTGGTTTATATGCTGCTTTTCTctatttatagtttttttgtgaaatcaCTTCTGCCGACCTACTGCTGCCCTACTTTGGGACAagctttttgtattttgtttaatgttattttatacTACTTATACTTTTATACTGCTTACTTTTTCAACTGCCTTTCGGACACGGGATGCATTGAGCTTTTTTCGTCTACTTTAAATACTTTTCTGTtcttattgcttttttatccACACAGATACTGCCGTTTGAACAGCTTACGATCGGTGGAAACGTGGAGCCACCGCCTCTGCCaccccatcatcaccatccatCGGCAACGTTGGCAACCCAACAGGCTTCCCTTGCTACCGCAGCCGCACTTCAAgttcaacagcaacaacaaatctACCAGCAAAAGCAGCTTTTGttgaaacaacagcaacaacagcagctacCGTCAGTATCGTCGCCACTGCCGCAACATGTTGGACAAGCTTCTAGTTCTGCCAGTATTGTAGATGTTGGAGGCGTTGGAGCGATGGCAGCGGGCTTTGCGGGGCCCCCGGTGAATCGTCGCGCGGGTCCAGCAGTCCGCACCCTCCAGTACCGGGACAGTGCGTACGAAAGCCGCCGACAGTCACAAGCACAATCCGGCGCAGTTATGTCCATGGACAGTTTCCAACTGCTGAGCGTACTCGGTCGCGGCCACTTTGGCAAGGTAATACTGGCGCAGTACAAAAATACGGGTGAATATTTCGCCATCAAGGCGCTGAAGAAGGGTGATATAATTGCGCGCGACGAGGTAGAATCGTTGTTGAGCGAGAAACGCATTTTCGAAGTCGCAAACACAATGCGTCATCCATTCCTGGTGAACCTGTTCTCTTGCTTCCAGACAGATGTAAGTACGCGGTAGCGGCAATGCATCCGCTTCTGAAAGCAAGTAGAAtgacatttccttctttttcttctgcagcaACACGTCTGCTTCGTGATGGAATATGCGGCCGGCGGTGATCTGATGATGCACATCCACACGGACGTATTCTCGGAACCGCGAGCCGTCTTCTATGCGGCCTGTGTTGTGCTCGGTTTGCAATATCTGCACGAAAGTAAAATTATATACCGTGATCTCAAGCTTGACAATCTTCTGCTGGATACGGAAGGTGCGTGTTGAGAGCATATTAATCTATTTACAGTACCGGTAACACATATGTTTGTTTCGTAGGTTATGTGAAGATCGCAGATTTTGGCCTGTGTAAAGAGGGTATGGGATTCGGAGATCGTACGGGTACGTTTTGCGGGACGCCAGAATTCCTGGCACCGGAAGTGCTCACCGAAACTTCTTATACCCGTGCTGTCGATTGGTGGGGCTTGGGTGTGCTGATCTTCGAAATGCTCGTAGGAGAGGTAAGATAATCTAAAACCAAGGAATATAGAAGTGCTGCTGTAATTCATTGTTGATCAATGTGGTTTCTTGTAGTCACCATTTCCGGGCGATGATGAGGAGGAAGTGTTCGATTCGATCGTAAACGATGAAGTTCGCTATCCACGGTTCTTGTCGCTGGAAGCAATCGCGATCATGAGAAGGGTATGTAACACATTTGGGATTGAATTGTACTAAAAATCTAATTGCTTATGGATGTTTTCTTCTATTGCTATAGTTGCTGCGCAAGAATCCAGAACGCCGACTCGGTTCATCAGAGCGTGATGCCGAAGATGTTAAACGTCAAGCCTTCTTCCGTAACATCGTCTGGGACGACCTATTGCTCAGAAAGGTGAAACCGCCGTTTGTGCCAACGGTTGTAAGTACTCTATACAAACCAAACTTCCACAGCGCGTCCAAAGTAAATGATATTTATCACCACCCCTTTACTACCATTCAGCGCTCACCGGAAGATGTTTCCAactttgatgaggagtttacGTCCGAAAAGCCAGCTCTAACGCCGCCGAAAGATCCCCGTGCTCTTACTGACACCGAACAAACCTACTTCAAGGACTTCACATATATGGCCGATTGGTGTTGAAAGCCGGGTAAGCTAACTAAGAGCCTTTCAAGCTGGCGAAATAGAGGCAAAACCCTTCGGCTTTTGGCAATTGTATCGTTTGTTAATAGTTTATGCATTAGATGGAAAACGCAAACAGATACGATTAAAATGTATCGGCTCAAAGTGTATCTGTTTCTACGAGATTAGATGTACAACGTGGAATAAGTTCTCGCACAGGTATTAACATTTGTTGTGCAAAGGCAAGCCACACGGGACAGAGTAGATCGCAGGGCTGTTTGTGATTCTAAGACAGGAAAGGATAAAAATATCCGTGAATTATtgcgtttgtatgtgtgccttTAATCCGTAAAAAGAGAGTCACAAATTGCTGTTTTATGCTGTTAGTGCTAGATAGTTAGGGAAGAAACTAAATTAACAATTGCAAGCAAGTTTAATTGTGAAAGAAAAGTAGTAAGTGCAGAAGAAAGTTTAATTGTGAAAGAAAAGTAGTAATGGCACGACAGACAGACACATCAACGGGATACCTCGTTCGGTAAGATGAAGTCAAACTTGGTATAGCAGTGGTCAGCAAAAGAGTTCGCTAAGCAAAAAGGatgcgttgttttgtttactaatacagacacacactgACTTATTTTACAGCGCGTATTGAATAAACTATTCCACtcggatgtttttgtttccatgttgTGCGTTATCCttagtttaacattttttatcgtGATCGCACAGCATTCAGTTCGAATGGCATTCATGTAACTTTCGAGGTAGAGAGAACAAAGTGAGAGAATACGTTAATAATGAGCAAGGAATTCTCCCGAGCGAAGTTAGAAAGAACAACATACCAATAGACTGAAAAATGACTCGTAAACACATATATGTGAgtaacaaaatattttatgaagcaatagcaaaacaaatcccgTGTAAGAATAGAAACAGATTCGCAAAGAGAAGAGAATGCGCCAACAGATAATTCGCAAGATGTTGCAAAATTGTTGCTAATGAACGAAGATAGATAGACGAATTAAAGTTATAGTAAAGTCGTGCGTAAGTAGACCTATATAAGTAACAAATAATGTTACGTGTTTCTGTTTCCGTTACTACAAAGCAAAGTGTAAAATCATCCCTCGTTTCTCGGCGGGttcaacacaaaataaaattacccaCAGCTTAACATGATGTACGTTATGTTtcacacacagatacacaaTAGAAGTAATAGAGTATTGAATCTATTGTGGCTATGTCTGTgtgggtgttatttttttattcacaactAGTTTAAAATCTTTCAAAAGACACTCTTGCGGGCGACACGGGATTCTTACCCAGTAAAAAACTCCTTGGAACCTTATACACCTCCCACGGAATCACCTAGCGGTATTATTTCATGGAAGGAGCAGTGCTGTGACACTCAGTCTGTCTTTGGATACGCGCTATCAACATTTACACgctcacacacccacacactcaAGCGCTACCTGACAGTTGATCATATCGTCACTGCTGTTGGAGTTTTGACAGGATCATCCATGGCATCGCCGTGAGAACATCGTGGAAGAAGTTCACCCCACCATGCTTCCTTGCTAGCCACGGCCCCACATCAGGGATCAGTGAATAGGTTCATCGCCCTTTCGTTGAGCTGCTCCATACATCCTGCATCTTCCTCATCGACAGCGTCTGCACTGTTCTGCTTGCACCGTCCCCAGGTTTCCCCGTACGAGTATTGCGAAAGTTATTGATGTCTTCCTCGAGGGTGATTTAGGGGGCACGGAAGAGCAGAAGCGTGTATTAATAGTAGTAAGTGAAGAGAACGAACACAAGCGCACGTAACGATAAAGAATGAGAAGAAGTGCCTtccccccaccaccaccaatctCCTCACTAGAATaccaaacaaatcattggAACCGTACCCCTCATTACAAACGTACTCCCCCTATCAATAGCGCTAGATGCaatgacccccccccccccctcccccaaccCTCCCCacactttccattttattggcTAGGGGCCCACACTGAACCGATCCGAAATATTTCATGGGTTCTCACAACCGCTTTCCCCGTAATTGCTTTTCATCGGGTCACCTAGTGTTTCCTATAGAACGGTGGAAAGAAATTACGATGATAACGGAGCCCCTGGGAATTTTTGGACGTCGTCTATCTGTGCCAACTGACGACGGCTGTGGCGAGCGAAAACGATTGTGCGCTACCTGGAATTGTTTTCATCGCGTCCTCTCCAACATCTTCTTTTTCGTTAGTTGTGCATCAAGCTCGAGCCGTGAAGGTGCGGAAGCTTAAACACGTTCCCATCTCATACGATCCTACGTAGGTGTCGTTGGTTTTTTGTGCttaattttatgtgtttaattttatatatGTGCGAGAACGAAGCGCGAAAGTTTGCAAATGTTGTTCATTTGCTTTATGCAGTGCGATTTTCCAACGAATGTTGTTtgtaaaagtggaaaagtgtcTGTGCCTGCCTTTTGCGTGCAATAAGTGCGTGGTGTTTGTATTTTCCCTACATTCCCTGGTTGCTTCGGCGAGCACATTAATAATGGAGGTATTGAAAAAACCCTCAGTGCATGTCGTGGAATGTGCGAAAATGGTTTTTTGGTATCAGTGAGGTGAATCTTCTAGTTATGGATCAAACTCCCCACAATCAACCTTGTTTTGAATACAGATTTGTGCATTCAttctggtgcttttttttcgagtgcgtgttgttttttttgtactctaAGCATGCAGCGCATTCTTTGGTGTGGGCTTTAATGCAGCATGCagaatcgaagaaaaaaaaatcaatacatcTTGTGTTTATAACGGTGCAATATTTCGTGTAGAGTGTGTGATGTTCTAGGGATGTTACCTTTATGATCAGTGAGGTGAATCTTCTAGTTATGGATCAAACTCCCCACAATCAACCTTGTTTTGAATACAGATTTGTGCATTCAttctggtgcttttttttcgagtgcgtgttgttttttttgtactctaAGCATGCAGCGCATTCTTTGGTATGGGCTTTAATGCAGCATGCagaatcgaagaaaaaaaaatcaatgcatCTTGTGTTTATAACGGTGCAATATTTCGTGTAGAGTGTGTGATGTTCTAGGGATGTTACCTTTATGATCAGTGAGGTGAATCTTCTAGTTATGGATCAAACTCCCCACAATCAACCTTGTTTTGAATACTGATTTGTGCATTCATTCTGGTGCTTTTTTTCGagtgcgtgttgtttttttttatactctaAGCATGCAGCGCATTCTTTGGTGTGGGCTTTAATGCAGCATGCagaatcgaagaaaaaaaaatcaatgcatCTTGTGTTTATAACGGTGCAATATTTCGTGTAGAGTGTGTGATGTTCTAGGGATGTTACCTTTATGATCAGTGAGGTGAATCTTCTAGTTATGGATCAAACTCCCCACAATCAACCTTGTTTTGAATACTGATTTGTGCATTCATTCTGGTGCTTTTTTTCGagtgcgtgttgtttttttttatactctaAGCATGCAGCGCATTCTTTGGTGTGGGCTTTAATGCAGCATGCagaatcgaagaaaaaaaaaatcaatgcatCTTGTGTTTATAACGGTGCAATATTTCGTGTAGAGTGTGTGATGTTCTAGGGATGTtacctttattatttcacgatcGAGAATGATCTCGTGCAGATGCTGGAGCACCTTTTACAGTACAAGGTATGGTGGTGTTAGTGACTTCAATATATCTTATTAAGATTGGTATGCGTGCTTGTGTTACAATACATTATACT
This Anopheles marshallii chromosome 3, idAnoMarsDA_429_01, whole genome shotgun sequence DNA region includes the following protein-coding sequences:
- the LOC128713302 gene encoding serine/threonine-protein kinase N, with the translated sequence MALYIMEYKNRYRKRRRSRVFSTCVSAAVVEQGDYIKHPVLYELSHKYGLPDNVSDHLLPDRLEEIKEAIRREIRKELKIKEGAEKLREVATDRRSLSDVASIVKKSNNKLAELKSELHELESQIILTQGNSVCNNGGYDPILSTVIPSGPELTANDKLLISLEKQLSIETKVKNGAENMIQSISSGHHGRDKKLLAEAHQMLADSKAKIEYLRLKILKVRQNKLSCKVSEENGGESTTAIRQPQELETSLDDRIEELRHRLRIEAAVVDGAKNVIRTLQSTKTIDKKALQEAQGRLSDSSRKLDLLRKALDLRRLELPPDCHTAQQLKAELQNVQASSPGPVQYTMRNSFRGSAQGRPAQSHQSFSRCATVTGKLEVRLMGCQDLLEDVPGRSRRDKDAGSSSPGDLKSFVKGVTSRSSSKSYSVKDETSSEIMAVIKLDNITVGQTSWRPCSQQAWDQRFSIDLDRSRELEIGVYWRDWRSLCAFKFLRLEEFIDDIRHGMALQLEPQGVLFAEIKFLNPMISRKPKLQRQRMIFNKQQVKNIPRAKQMNINVATWGRLLKRNTSGSTPTSSGPGILTSTPSPGTTTAVSAMLANQTSGSSVTTLSTPGSVILSYDPLQDDPVETLGESADHNVIGLGGGRPLGIHGVGVLPESPSSHSLQNQGTPTVGRPIPSPQSISTPSSFRQKKQPTPLPRQATPPKIDPELEYALSKFDFLHQHDSLIGVSLYDKQQQQQKQESQVVAINISDSNHTTRNDVADDDMPPLPSTPPPTLRSFGDSHPAVIPVILQKSLSGDLLRPVLSMPPPIIYGGYNRDSYYSNISSTSSPIVEEPPSPASSHQPQCAPFQDDVIYDNIIEILPFEQLTIGGNVEPPPLPPHHHHPSATLATQQASLATAAALQVQQQQQIYQQKQLLLKQQQQQQLPSVSSPLPQHVGQASSSASIVDVGGVGAMAAGFAGPPVNRRAGPAVRTLQYRDSAYESRRQSQAQSGAVMSMDSFQLLSVLGRGHFGKVILAQYKNTGEYFAIKALKKGDIIARDEVESLLSEKRIFEVANTMRHPFLVNLFSCFQTDQHVCFVMEYAAGGDLMMHIHTDVFSEPRAVFYAACVVLGLQYLHESKIIYRDLKLDNLLLDTEGYVKIADFGLCKEGMGFGDRTGTFCGTPEFLAPEVLTETSYTRAVDWWGLGVLIFEMLVGESPFPGDDEEEVFDSIVNDEVRYPRFLSLEAIAIMRRLLRKNPERRLGSSERDAEDVKRQAFFRNIVWDDLLLRKVKPPFVPTVRSPEDVSNFDEEFTSEKPALTPPKDPRALTDTEQTYFKDFTYMADWC